Proteins encoded within one genomic window of Bradyrhizobium sp. 186:
- a CDS encoding recombinase family protein: MTKITTEHLARNACVYIRQSTADQLAHNHESRRRQYGLVDRAKQLGWSNVEVIDDDLGRSGGGIARPGFERLLATICDGRVGAVLAIEASRLARNGRDWHTLIEFCGLVGTLIVDEDGIYDPRHPNDRLLLGMKGTMSELELSMFRHRSQEALKQKARRGALVLGVAAGYVKIGRDRIEKNPDKRVQDALQLVFTKFAELQSARQVHIWLREEGIELPVKSRQGEAHGVVWRLPAYNIVHNILTNPIYAGAYAFGRTTSRVSVKGGRKHVRRGVQKPMAEWDVLIKDHHAAYITWDEFEHNLEVIANNATGMSSALARGAARKGELLLPGLLRCGHCGRKLHVHYSGKIGRYNCYGARTNHGAARCISISGLSIDAAISNEVLRVLKPLGAEAALKAIKAQSSTTTAAERQLELSLQQARYEAAHARRQYDAVDPANRLVAGELERRWNEALQAVAKLEGEIAALIARRPPPFGEPERQQLVALGADLERAWLHPAATAATRKRILRAALTEIVVRRDGAIIHAVLHWQGGDHTQLQVKQRLNAAGRHNPRIPDDTIALVRELARLMPDRQIARLLNRAGVETGHGNAWTQERVCGFRNHHDIAVFRDGEWAERGEITLEAAAKLIGVCNMTALRMLRRGDIKGRQACAGAPWVIRAEDLAGFAKGKRRKPPLTQNTTQRVLDFQ, encoded by the coding sequence ATGACCAAAATCACGACTGAGCATCTCGCCCGCAACGCCTGCGTCTACATCCGGCAATCGACAGCAGACCAGCTCGCGCATAATCATGAGAGCCGACGGCGCCAATACGGCCTCGTCGATCGCGCCAAGCAGCTTGGCTGGAGCAACGTCGAAGTCATCGACGACGACCTCGGCCGGTCCGGCGGCGGCATCGCGCGTCCCGGCTTCGAGCGGCTGCTTGCAACGATCTGCGACGGCCGTGTCGGCGCTGTGCTCGCGATCGAGGCGTCGCGTCTTGCCCGTAATGGCCGCGACTGGCATACGCTGATCGAGTTCTGTGGATTGGTCGGCACGCTCATCGTCGACGAGGACGGAATCTACGATCCTCGCCATCCCAACGATCGGCTGCTGCTTGGCATGAAGGGCACGATGAGCGAGCTTGAACTCTCGATGTTCCGCCACCGCTCGCAGGAAGCGCTGAAGCAGAAGGCGCGCCGCGGCGCGCTGGTCCTCGGTGTCGCCGCCGGCTATGTGAAGATCGGTCGCGATCGCATAGAGAAGAATCCGGACAAACGCGTGCAGGACGCCCTGCAGCTGGTCTTCACCAAGTTCGCCGAGCTGCAAAGTGCTAGACAGGTGCACATCTGGCTGAGAGAGGAGGGCATCGAGCTGCCGGTCAAGTCGCGCCAAGGAGAGGCGCACGGCGTCGTGTGGCGACTGCCGGCCTACAACATCGTGCACAACATCCTGACCAATCCGATCTATGCAGGTGCCTACGCGTTCGGGCGCACGACGAGCCGTGTGAGTGTCAAAGGTGGACGCAAGCATGTCCGGCGTGGTGTGCAAAAGCCCATGGCGGAATGGGATGTCTTGATCAAGGATCACCACGCGGCCTACATCACCTGGGACGAGTTCGAGCACAACCTCGAGGTGATCGCCAACAATGCGACCGGCATGAGCAGCGCACTCGCTCGCGGAGCAGCTCGTAAAGGCGAGTTGCTGCTGCCCGGACTGCTGCGATGCGGCCACTGCGGCCGCAAGCTCCATGTGCACTACAGCGGCAAGATCGGCCGCTACAATTGCTACGGTGCGCGTACGAACCACGGTGCCGCGCGCTGCATTTCGATCAGCGGCTTGAGCATCGACGCAGCGATCAGTAACGAGGTCCTGCGCGTGCTGAAGCCGCTCGGCGCCGAGGCAGCACTCAAAGCGATCAAGGCGCAATCGAGCACGACGACCGCGGCCGAGCGCCAGCTGGAGCTGTCGCTGCAGCAGGCGCGCTACGAAGCCGCGCACGCGCGCCGACAGTACGACGCCGTCGACCCGGCAAACCGGCTGGTCGCCGGCGAGCTGGAGCGCCGCTGGAACGAGGCATTGCAGGCTGTCGCAAAGCTTGAAGGAGAGATCGCCGCCCTGATTGCGCGCCGTCCGCCGCCGTTCGGTGAGCCGGAGCGCCAGCAATTGGTGGCGCTCGGTGCTGATCTGGAGCGCGCCTGGTTGCATCCCGCTGCAACCGCCGCAACGCGCAAGCGTATCCTTCGCGCGGCACTCACGGAGATCGTCGTGCGCAGGGACGGCGCAATCATCCATGCGGTCCTGCACTGGCAAGGCGGCGATCATACCCAACTGCAAGTCAAACAGCGACTGAATGCGGCCGGCCGGCACAATCCACGCATCCCCGACGACACGATCGCACTCGTGCGTGAGCTGGCGCGGCTGATGCCCGATCGGCAGATCGCGCGCCTGCTCAATCGCGCTGGCGTGGAGACCGGGCACGGCAATGCCTGGACGCAAGAGCGCGTGTGCGGCTTCCGCAATCACCACGACATCGCCGTCTTCCGCGACGGCGAGTGGGCGGAGCGCGGCGAAATTACGCTCGAAGCGGCAGCAAAACTCATCGGCGTCTGCAACATGACGGCCTTGCGTATGCTCCGCCGCGGCGACATCAAAGGCCGACAAGCTTGCGCGGGCGCGCCTTGGGTGATCAGGGCCGAGGACTTGGCAGGTTTCGCCAAGGGAAAGCGTCGGAAGCCTCCGCTAACACAAAATACCACGCAGCGGGTCCTTGACTTTCAATGA
- a CDS encoding methyltransferase domain-containing protein, giving the protein MARTKSTKVEWIEGSALDLPFEAHSFDVVLCQLGLQFFPDRPLALREMARVLKPRGRVGLSVYSAIEQTPAAHAFVQALDSFLGPQSSRTKRSEHLSCAAEDLGDWVRQAGFEDVNVATVSKQISFPSALDYVRFQLTATPMAALLKSEDGPGRERMIAAVADDAAARLDPAMLANGELTFPQQSFVVTASLH; this is encoded by the coding sequence GTGGCTCGGACGAAATCGACCAAGGTCGAGTGGATCGAAGGGAGTGCGTTGGACTTGCCATTCGAGGCGCATAGTTTCGATGTCGTGCTCTGCCAACTCGGACTGCAGTTTTTCCCTGATCGACCGCTGGCTCTCAGAGAGATGGCCCGGGTCCTCAAGCCGCGAGGTCGCGTCGGGCTCAGCGTCTACAGCGCCATTGAGCAAACGCCCGCCGCGCATGCTTTCGTGCAGGCACTCGACAGTTTTCTCGGACCTCAGTCCTCACGGACGAAACGCTCCGAGCATCTTTCCTGCGCTGCCGAAGACCTCGGCGACTGGGTGCGGCAGGCTGGCTTTGAGGACGTCAATGTTGCGACTGTATCCAAGCAAATTAGCTTTCCTTCAGCGCTGGATTACGTCCGCTTCCAGCTCACGGCGACCCCGATGGCTGCGCTTTTAAAGAGCGAGGATGGTCCTGGGCGTGAACGCATGATTGCCGCCGTCGCCGATGACGCGGCGGCTCGCCTCGATCCCGCTATGCTGGCGAACGGCGAGCTGACATTCCCGCAGCAATCTTTCGTGGTGACGGCTTCGCTTCACTGA
- a CDS encoding DNA ligase, producing MKYDGYRLRLERDGDRVRLITRGGYSWANRYPWIAEAVCKVRQKHFVLDGEAVVLGVDGISDFNALHSRKHDEQVQFCAFDILAEGGDDLRKLHIYLRKAIWNGCLRGGRRASSSIRSNGARSAPISFAPRAGWAKNRLHPAMEREL from the coding sequence GTGAAGTATGATGGTTATCGCCTCCGTTTGGAGCGCGATGGCGACCGCGTCCGCCTGATCACGCGCGGCGGCTACAGTTGGGCCAACCGCTATCCCTGGATCGCCGAGGCCGTCTGCAAGGTCCGCCAGAAGCACTTCGTGCTCGATGGCGAAGCGGTTGTGCTTGGCGTCGATGGCATCTCCGACTTCAACGCGCTGCACTCGCGCAAGCATGATGAGCAAGTGCAGTTCTGCGCCTTCGACATCCTCGCCGAAGGTGGCGACGATCTGCGGAAGCTGCACATTTATCTTCGCAAGGCAATCTGGAACGGCTGCTTGCGCGGCGGCCGGAGGGCGTCTTCGTCAATCCGTTCGAACGGGGCGAGATCAGCCCCGATCTCTTTCGCGCCGCGTGCCGGATGGGCTAAGAACCGGCTGCATCCGGCGATGGAGCGCGAGCTATGA
- a CDS encoding tyrosine-type recombinase/integrase: MTGLRFLFRVTLRRLDLAAEIYHLREPQKIPLVMSQDETRRLLAVASSLKVRVLLSLGYGCGLRAGEVVRLKVKHIDSAQRIIRVEQSKSRKDRNVMLSPDTLDLLRQWWKTRPPSYDSTTPVAERWLFPGRKPGKPVTTRQLNRLFHEAADAAGIRKGVTLHALRHSFATHLLERGTDIRVIQALLGRATYCPRTTG, from the coding sequence ATGACCGGGTTGCGGTTCTTGTTTCGCGTGACGTTGCGGCGACTGGATCTTGCGGCCGAGATTTATCACCTCCGTGAGCCGCAGAAGATTCCGCTGGTGATGAGCCAGGACGAGACCCGGCGCCTGCTCGCGGTCGCGAGTAGCCTCAAGGTGCGCGTGCTGCTCAGTCTCGGCTATGGCTGCGGCCTGCGCGCCGGCGAGGTGGTCAGGCTGAAGGTCAAGCACATCGATAGCGCGCAGAGGATCATTCGGGTCGAGCAGTCCAAGAGCCGCAAGGACCGCAATGTCATGCTGTCGCCCGACACGCTCGACCTGCTGCGCCAATGGTGGAAGACGCGCCCGCCGAGTTACGATTCCACAACGCCCGTGGCGGAACGCTGGCTGTTTCCCGGCCGCAAGCCCGGTAAGCCGGTGACAACCCGCCAACTCAACCGCCTGTTCCATGAGGCGGCCGATGCGGCCGGAATCCGCAAGGGCGTAACGCTCCATGCGCTTCGACACTCCTTTGCCACCCATCTCCTTGAACGTGGCACCGATATTCGCGTCATCCAGGCGCTGCTCGGAAGGGCGACATACTGCCCGCGAACAACAGGCTGA
- a CDS encoding nuclear transport factor 2 family protein → MRIIQASALAFCLLTAAPAIALGADAKTDVEKAYATFDAAFNKQDAKAVAANYVPTAKVLPPTHEVASGPAEIEKFFAGFFANGVTGHKLEVIDAGGNDKVVVGTAKWSATGKDKDGKPAPFSGLAMHVFERQADGSLKLRFHTFN, encoded by the coding sequence ATGCGCATTATTCAAGCATCAGCATTAGCCTTTTGTCTGCTCACCGCCGCTCCGGCGATAGCGCTCGGCGCAGACGCCAAGACCGACGTCGAGAAAGCCTACGCCACCTTTGATGCCGCATTCAACAAACAGGACGCGAAGGCCGTCGCTGCCAACTATGTCCCGACCGCCAAGGTGCTGCCGCCGACGCACGAAGTCGCGTCAGGCCCAGCGGAGATCGAAAAGTTCTTTGCCGGGTTTTTCGCGAATGGTGTGACTGGCCACAAGCTGGAGGTTATCGACGCGGGCGGAAACGACAAGGTCGTCGTCGGCACAGCCAAGTGGAGCGCTACGGGCAAGGACAAGGACGGCAAACCGGCTCCCTTTAGTGGACTTGCCATGCACGTCTTTGAACGCCAAGCGGATGGTTCGTTAAAGCTGAGGTTTCATACCTTCAATTGA
- the ltrA gene encoding group II intron reverse transcriptase/maturase, which translates to MNLESDKRLNIQLRLDFSSAPTGEARQAGGGDIESLSVANEPERPADTRRIMEEVCERKNLKEALRQVRSNKGSAGVDGMTVDKLGDYLKQHWPVIREQLLNRTYEPKPVRRVEIPKPDGGGMRKLGIPTVLDRFVQQAVMQVLQRQWNPTFSQYSYGFRPRRSAHHAVAQAQQYIAQGYGWVIDLDLEKFFDRVNHDKLMGQIAKRVGDKRLLKLIRAFLNAGVMENGLVSPSVEGTPQGGPLSPLLSNLVLDELDRELEHRGHRFVRYADDCNIYVRSERAGQRVMESTQKLKLKVNEAKSAVARPQERKFLGFSFTAGPCIKRTIAPKSLERFKQRIRDTTRRAKGVSIKTTMEELAKYMRGWRGYFGFCETPEVLIALTRWVRLRLRAALWRQWKTPGRRRAALIALGVSGELRNMAGSGRGPWHLARSKALSVGLSNAHFKSLGFLSLIEAR; encoded by the coding sequence ATGAATCTCGAGAGCGACAAGCGGCTGAACATCCAGTTGAGACTGGACTTCTCATCGGCGCCGACGGGTGAAGCCCGGCAGGCGGGAGGGGGAGACATCGAATCGCTCTCGGTGGCGAATGAGCCCGAACGCCCAGCCGACACGCGTCGGATCATGGAGGAGGTATGTGAGCGAAAGAACCTGAAGGAAGCATTGCGGCAAGTGAGGAGCAACAAGGGCAGCGCCGGCGTCGATGGGATGACCGTTGATAAACTCGGTGACTACCTGAAGCAGCACTGGCCGGTCATTCGGGAGCAATTGCTGAACAGGACCTACGAACCGAAACCGGTGAGACGGGTGGAAATCCCGAAGCCGGATGGCGGAGGGATGCGAAAGCTTGGCATCCCAACCGTGCTGGACCGCTTTGTCCAGCAAGCGGTGATGCAGGTTCTGCAGCGGCAATGGAATCCGACGTTCTCCCAATACAGCTATGGGTTCCGACCGCGTCGGTCGGCTCATCACGCCGTGGCTCAAGCGCAGCAGTACATCGCGCAAGGCTACGGATGGGTGATCGATCTCGATTTGGAAAAGTTCTTTGATCGAGTCAATCACGACAAACTGATGGGCCAGATCGCCAAGCGCGTCGGGGACAAGCGGCTGTTGAAGCTCATCCGGGCATTCCTGAATGCCGGGGTGATGGAGAACGGACTGGTCAGCCCCAGCGTGGAAGGAACTCCGCAAGGAGGACCGCTTTCGCCACTGCTAAGTAACCTCGTACTCGACGAACTCGACCGCGAACTGGAGCACCGGGGACACCGCTTTGTCCGTTATGCGGACGACTGCAACATCTACGTTCGCAGCGAACGCGCGGGTCAGCGGGTGATGGAGAGCACACAAAAGCTCAAGCTCAAGGTGAATGAGGCGAAGAGTGCGGTGGCACGACCGCAGGAACGAAAGTTCCTCGGGTTCAGCTTCACGGCTGGTCCATGCATCAAGCGCACGATCGCGCCGAAATCGCTGGAACGGTTCAAGCAGCGAATCCGAGATACTACGCGAAGGGCCAAGGGCGTCAGCATCAAGACGACAATGGAGGAACTGGCCAAGTATATGCGGGGCTGGCGTGGCTATTTCGGCTTCTGCGAAACGCCCGAGGTGTTGATCGCCCTCACTCGTTGGGTCCGCTTGCGATTGCGGGCCGCTCTTTGGCGCCAATGGAAAACACCAGGACGTCGTCGAGCAGCACTCATCGCGCTGGGAGTCTCGGGGGAATTGCGCAACATGGCCGGTAGCGGCCGTGGACCCTGGCACCTCGCCCGGAGCAAAGCCCTCTCTGTTGGACTCTCCAATGCCCACTTCAAATCGCTCGGGTTCCTGTCCTTGATCGAAGCGCGTTAG
- a CDS encoding IS91 family transposase, with translation MSRPVLEVADIFRDHGAAWRRANVGHVSLDQMKVMSAIERCRTAALGGHVARCEDCPHTVIAYNSCRNRHCPKCQGTAAKEWLAAREADLLPVPYFHVVFTLPAAIADIAYQNKAVIYDILFTTSAETMTTIAADPKHLGARIGITSVLHTWGSALTHHPHVHMIVPGGGISIDGTRWVPCRTDFILPVKVLSCLFRGLFLAKLVAAHRAGRLKFFGVHARLDNIRAFKAYLAPLRKIDGVVYAKRPFGGPRAVLAYLSRYTHRVAISNRRLIAADHTGVTFRWKNYRIEGPGRYQTMTLSTREFIRRFLMHVLPGGFHRIRHYGLLASGSRAANIARARELLAVPIRSEQQNASEAPAADEPRMLPRPCPCCGGRMFVIETFARGSEPKHRPTPTPAAIRIDTS, from the coding sequence ATGTCTCGCCCGGTGCTGGAGGTCGCGGATATCTTCCGCGACCACGGAGCGGCGTGGCGTCGTGCCAATGTCGGTCACGTCAGCCTCGACCAGATGAAGGTGATGTCGGCCATCGAGCGCTGCCGCACGGCGGCGCTCGGCGGCCATGTGGCGCGCTGCGAAGATTGCCCGCACACGGTCATCGCTTACAACAGCTGTCGTAATCGCCATTGTCCGAAGTGTCAGGGCACCGCTGCCAAGGAATGGCTCGCCGCGCGCGAGGCCGATCTGTTGCCGGTGCCGTACTTTCATGTGGTGTTCACGCTGCCGGCCGCCATCGCGGACATCGCCTATCAGAACAAGGCCGTGATCTACGACATCCTGTTCACGACCTCGGCCGAGACCATGACTACCATCGCGGCCGATCCCAAGCACCTCGGCGCCCGCATCGGCATCACCTCGGTGCTTCACACCTGGGGCTCGGCGCTGACGCATCATCCCCATGTCCACATGATCGTGCCGGGCGGCGGCATCTCCATTGATGGCACGCGGTGGGTACCGTGCAGGACAGACTTTATCCTGCCCGTGAAGGTTCTCTCGTGCCTGTTCCGGGGATTGTTCCTGGCCAAGCTCGTCGCCGCCCACCGGGCCGGACGTCTCAAGTTTTTCGGCGTCCACGCCCGCCTCGATAACATCAGAGCCTTCAAGGCGTATCTGGCGCCGCTGCGCAAGATCGATGGGGTGGTCTATGCCAAGCGGCCATTCGGCGGCCCCAGGGCCGTGCTCGCCTATCTGTCGCGCTACACCCACCGGGTCGCCATCTCCAATCGCCGCCTGATCGCGGCCGACCACACCGGCGTCACCTTCCGGTGGAAGAATTACCGGATCGAGGGGCCTGGCCGCTATCAGACCATGACGCTGTCGACCCGCGAGTTCATCCGACGCTTCCTGATGCACGTGCTGCCCGGGGGCTTCCACCGCATCCGGCACTACGGACTGCTGGCCAGTGGCAGCCGCGCCGCCAACATCGCGCGGGCGCGCGAACTGCTCGCCGTGCCGATCCGCTCCGAACAGCAAAATGCCTCAGAGGCCCCAGCGGCCGACGAACCCCGCATGCTGCCACGACCGTGCCCCTGCTGCGGCGGACGCATGTTCGTCATCGAGACCTTCGCGCGCGGCAGCGAGCCAAAGCACCGACCCACGCCCACGCCGGCCGCGATCAGGATCGACACCTCATGA
- a CDS encoding cupin domain-containing protein produces MNKSSVAATLIALASSAMAQDAMKVVKPDGLTWIEHPVFRGVQTAILIGDPAKAETIVQRVKFPPNYKVPPHTHPYAEVVTVMSGSFGNAMGEKFDPSKGEILKPGSVFALPAKHPHYVWTTNEETMVQIVFTGPGGIVFIDPADDPRKK; encoded by the coding sequence ATGAACAAGTCCTCTGTCGCCGCCACTTTGATCGCGTTGGCAAGTTCTGCGATGGCTCAAGATGCGATGAAGGTGGTCAAGCCCGATGGGCTGACGTGGATAGAGCATCCGGTCTTCAGGGGCGTGCAAACCGCCATCTTGATCGGTGACCCAGCAAAGGCCGAGACGATCGTCCAGCGGGTGAAATTCCCGCCGAATTATAAAGTTCCGCCGCACACTCATCCCTATGCCGAGGTCGTCACCGTGATGAGTGGCAGCTTTGGGAACGCCATGGGGGAAAAGTTTGATCCCTCGAAAGGCGAGATATTGAAGCCGGGCTCCGTCTTCGCGCTGCCGGCGAAGCACCCCCATTATGTTTGGACGACAAACGAAGAAACGATGGTCCAAATTGTATTCACCGGGCCGGGGGGCATCGTGTTCATCGATCCAGCCGACGATCCGCGCAAGAAGTAA